In Piliocolobus tephrosceles isolate RC106 chromosome 10, ASM277652v3, whole genome shotgun sequence, a single window of DNA contains:
- the LOC111537057 gene encoding endogenous retrovirus group K member 6 Env polyprotein-like: MIRDCGLQDPNSPDIEQLGSQNNVINYSAPLEGLPLCITTKTLLNHSCLIIQAQERLSHYGKVMYLLSLGSINVTGVLTNHSQPNRPNCAEYMEWISFDSSYPSPWTQYLGPLARKQSVVSGDIVDWGPKGQLYGKHENQKSWHKLRWHGWQAFNASLYRTGIQSQSATQIAWHGAGFSPPLPQRHYLGRKGPIQETLWKAALPFMNGSIWDGILSNNSNSKQHSLNVTFVKNITTRFIVCVFNPYVFLAAKKDQLQVNNTQLTCKSCQLYHCINHSTLHTHNISTLIISGCIPGLWIPVNLSEPWATTPALYFMKQLLTHLTHCVHKALGIIIFAIVSLVTLITSVVMSSVTLHSSIQTTQYVENWMLTANQVWLFHNKINTELQTEVAMLKSMVLWLEEQVQSLQLQQQLHHHFNHTHICVTNLEYNQSEYPWNLVKAHLQGACTSNITFDIGQLPNKILDLNKQTQEFQPSLED; the protein is encoded by the coding sequence ATGATCAGGGATTGTGGGCTCCAGGACCCCAACTCCCCCGACATAGAACAGTTAGGCTCTCAGAACAACGTCATTAATTATAGCGCCCCACTAGAAGGACTCCCTTTGTGTATCACTACAAAGACGTTGCTCAACCATAGCTGTCTTATAATTCAAGCTCAAGAAAGGTTGAGTCATTATGGAAAAGTCATGTACCTATTAAGTCTTGGTTCTATTAATGTAACTGGTGTGCTAACCAACCATTCCCAGCCCAATCGCCCTAATTGTGCTGAATATATGGAATGGATTTCCTTTGATAGTTCCTACCCATCTCCATGGACCCAGTATCTTGGCCCACTGGCTAGAAAACAATCTGTGGTAAGTGGAGACATTGTGGATTGGGGACCTAAAGGTCAACTATATGGAAAACATGAAAATCAGAAATCATGGCACAAACTTCGCTGGCATGGGTGGCAAGCTTTTAATGCTTCTTTATACCGCACCGGGATCCAATCCCAGTCTGCCACCCAGATTGCTTGGCATGGAGCAGGCTTTAGCCCACCTCTTCCTCAGCGGCATTATCTAGGGAGGAAAGGACCAATCCAAGAGACATTATGGAAGGCAGCACTCCCATTTATGAATGGCAGCATCTGGGATGGGATACTATCCAATAATAGCAATAGTAAGCAACACAGTCTTAATGTTACGTTTGTAAAGAATATCACCACTCGATTtatagtttgtgtttttaatccTTATGTCTTTTTGGCAGCTAAGAAGGACCAGCTCCAGGTAAACAATACCCAGTTGACCTGTAAATCCTGCCAGTTATATCACTGCAttaatcatagcacactgcacaCACATAATATCTCTACTTTGATTATTTCGGGTTGCATCCCTGGGCTATGGattcctgttaatctgtctgaGCCTTGGGCTACCACCCCTGCTTTGTACTTCATGAAACAACTTTTAACTCATCTTACTCATTGTGTCCATAAAGCCTTAGGCATCataatttttgctattgtttccTTGGTCACATTAATAACTTCTGTTGTGATGTCCTCTGTAACTTTGCATAGTTCTATTCAAACAACTCAGTACGTGGAAAACTGGATGCTTACAGCCAACCAAGTGTGGCTGTTTCACAATAAAATTAACACTGAGTTACAAACTGAAGTGGCAATGTTGAAATCCATGGTTCTATGGTTAGAAGAACAAGTACAAAGCTTGCAATTGCAACAGCAATTGCACCATCATTTTAATCACACTCATATTTGTGTAACCAACTTAGAATATAACCAAAGTGAGTATCCGTGGAACCTCGTGAAAGCCCATTTGCAGGGAGCTTGCACATCCAACATCACCTTTGATATTGGTCAATTACCAAACAAAATTCTtgatttaaataaacaaactcaAGAGTTTCAGCCTTCTTTAGAAGACTGA